A stretch of the Methylacidiphilum caldifontis genome encodes the following:
- the purN gene encoding phosphoribosylglycinamide formyltransferase, with product MTYRRLLNIAVLGSGKGSNFSAIASAIDRGEIPAKIAVVISDNPEAVILEKAKGLGIPTEVLPQGKYKTWLEPWIEEELVRILKKYHIELVVLAGFMRVLKETFLSCYEGKTINIHPSLLPAFKGKEAWKAALEASVKETGCTVHWVSKEVDGGQIIAQSKVPLLPGDTPEILHARIQQAEHELYPRVLKAICLDWLNQKGG from the coding sequence ATGACTTATCGGCGATTGCTAAATATAGCGGTACTTGGCTCAGGGAAAGGAAGTAATTTTTCAGCAATTGCCAGTGCCATCGACCGAGGAGAAATACCGGCAAAAATAGCCGTGGTCATATCTGACAATCCGGAGGCAGTGATCTTAGAGAAAGCCAAAGGACTAGGGATACCCACGGAGGTTTTACCTCAAGGAAAATATAAGACATGGCTTGAGCCCTGGATAGAAGAAGAACTTGTCAGGATCTTAAAGAAATATCATATTGAGTTGGTCGTGCTGGCTGGCTTTATGCGTGTGCTTAAAGAAACTTTTCTTAGCTGTTATGAAGGCAAAACAATAAACATCCATCCTTCTCTTTTACCTGCATTCAAAGGAAAGGAAGCATGGAAAGCGGCCTTAGAGGCTTCAGTAAAAGAAACTGGCTGTACGGTTCACTGGGTAAGTAAAGAAGTGGATGGAGGCCAGATTATTGCTCAATCCAAAGTTCCCCTACTTCCCGGTGATACTCCAGAAATTTTACATGCTCGGATACAACAAGCCGAACATGAGTTGTATCCACGGGTACTAAAGGCTATATGCTTGGATTGGCTAAATCAAAAGGGAGGCTAA
- a CDS encoding adenylyltransferase/cytidyltransferase family protein — protein sequence MNNLSFLTSVAQNFWFIPMEKVTDFRQFLEGKKVVVTNGCFDLFHFGHLALLNEARKLGDFLWVGINGDRSVKELKGNDRPFFSAWERAAIVGSLKAVDAVTVFSERRATKFLSLVKPVVYVKGADYSSESLNPEEKEVLVECQSQIKFIPLYPGRSTSGIVEMIQKGAMVAEQNKGIKKE from the coding sequence ATGAACAACCTGTCATTTCTGACCTCTGTGGCACAAAACTTCTGGTTTATCCCCATGGAGAAAGTGACCGATTTTCGACAATTCCTGGAGGGGAAAAAGGTAGTTGTGACCAATGGATGTTTTGATCTTTTCCATTTTGGTCATTTGGCTCTTTTGAACGAGGCTAGGAAATTGGGCGATTTCCTCTGGGTAGGGATCAATGGGGATCGATCGGTCAAGGAACTTAAGGGAAATGACCGGCCTTTTTTTTCTGCATGGGAAAGGGCGGCTATTGTAGGATCATTGAAGGCAGTGGATGCGGTCACCGTTTTTAGTGAAAGGCGAGCGACGAAGTTTCTTTCCTTGGTTAAACCGGTCGTTTATGTCAAGGGAGCTGATTATAGTTCTGAGTCCCTAAATCCGGAAGAAAAAGAAGTGTTGGTTGAGTGCCAGTCTCAAATTAAGTTTATTCCGCTATATCCAGGCAGATCGACTTCTGGGATAGTGGAAATGATCCAGAAAGGGGCTATGGTGGCTGAACAGAACAAGGGGATAAAAAAAGAATAA
- the xseA gene encoding exodeoxyribonuclease VII large subunit — protein MNELELDLWKTEVAKQNAEAEGPAEPWTVSGLTKKIRLLLEGNIGEVWVIGEISNLRIPSSGHCYFTLKDQSAVINAVFFRSDAEKLDFPLKDGLSVVVRAFLTVYETRGQYQLRVVEAREKGAGSLLEKFEQLKRKLSSEGLFDLSRKKKLPVFPEKIGIVTSLKGAVIQDFSRILKRRAPGIQIYIRDVRVQGNGAALEIAQAIEEFSRLNLVDILVVARGGGSLEDLWAFNEEVVARALFKCPIPTVSAVGHETDFTIADFVADVRAPTPSAAAEIVSRDWEEWRQELEHLEQRIRRFSLQYVALWKERLEKIKKSSSLAEPSRYVGLLRQNTDMLEQSLTKAVVLALERIRAKCTQLNLRLSSFDPRMAIDRRKEELKLWAARLHSVSPQIVLDRGYSMTFDRQGRLLKKAQNVSAGEQIVVVLSRGKLWASVEKSTPDQEENSF, from the coding sequence ATGAATGAGTTGGAGCTTGATCTTTGGAAAACAGAGGTGGCTAAACAAAATGCTGAAGCTGAAGGACCAGCCGAGCCTTGGACAGTCAGTGGACTGACAAAAAAGATACGCCTGCTTTTGGAGGGTAACATAGGGGAGGTGTGGGTCATTGGAGAGATTTCTAATTTAAGGATTCCCAGCTCTGGCCATTGCTATTTTACCTTGAAAGACCAAAGTGCAGTCATTAATGCGGTCTTTTTTAGGAGTGATGCCGAAAAGCTTGATTTTCCTTTGAAAGATGGACTTTCGGTCGTGGTTAGGGCTTTTCTTACCGTTTATGAAACCCGGGGTCAATATCAACTTCGAGTAGTTGAAGCGAGAGAAAAAGGGGCGGGTTCTCTGTTAGAAAAGTTCGAACAATTAAAAAGAAAACTTTCTTCGGAGGGACTTTTCGATCTGTCCCGTAAAAAAAAGTTGCCAGTTTTTCCTGAAAAAATTGGTATTGTCACCTCTCTCAAAGGGGCGGTCATCCAGGATTTTTCTAGGATTTTGAAAAGGAGAGCACCAGGGATACAAATCTATATCCGGGATGTGCGGGTGCAGGGTAACGGGGCAGCCCTGGAAATTGCCCAAGCGATAGAGGAATTTAGCCGGCTCAATCTGGTAGACATATTGGTTGTAGCCCGCGGGGGAGGCAGTTTAGAAGACCTGTGGGCTTTCAATGAAGAGGTTGTGGCAAGAGCCCTGTTTAAGTGCCCTATTCCCACAGTGTCAGCGGTAGGACATGAAACAGATTTTACCATTGCGGATTTTGTGGCTGATGTACGAGCCCCGACTCCTTCTGCTGCAGCGGAAATTGTTTCCAGGGATTGGGAAGAATGGCGCCAAGAGTTGGAGCATTTAGAACAGAGAATTCGTCGGTTTTCTTTGCAGTATGTTGCCCTTTGGAAAGAAAGATTGGAAAAAATTAAAAAAAGTTCCAGCCTTGCGGAGCCTTCGCGCTACGTGGGATTGCTCAGGCAAAATACAGACATGCTCGAGCAATCTTTAACAAAAGCGGTTGTTTTAGCCTTAGAAAGGATAAGAGCAAAGTGTACCCAGCTCAATTTACGGCTCAGTTCTTTTGATCCACGAATGGCTATTGACCGGAGAAAAGAAGAACTGAAACTTTGGGCTGCCCGGCTCCATTCGGTTAGTCCTCAAATTGTTCTGGATAGGGGTTATTCAATGACTTTCGACCGGCAGGGCAGATTATTGAAAAAGGCTCAAAATGTTTCGGCCGGGGAACAAATCGTCGTTGTTCTTTCTAGGGGAAAATTATGGGCAAGTGTCGAAAAAAGCACCCCTGATCAAGAAGAAAATTCTTTTTAA
- the fumC gene encoding class II fumarate hydratase produces MQKFRIETDSLGEVSVPADKYYGAQTARSLMHFAIGEEKMPLEVIRALALIKKAAAITNAELGLIPEEKTKLIVKACDEIYQGLWDDHFPLYVWQTGSGTQTNMNCNEVIANRANELAGFPLGSKSPVHPNDDVNRCQSSNDVFPTAMHIAAALSVHNRLIAEISKLKDALDKKSKEFFHIIKIGRTHLMDATPISLGQEFSGYVSQVEMGLSKINDSLNDVYGLAIGATAVGTGINAHPRFGEKVAEKIAQWTGFPFYSAQNKFSSLAGHEPLLALSAALKGLAASLFKIASDIRWMGSGPRCGIGELILPANEPGSSIMPGKVNPTQAEALSMVCLQVMGHDTAVTIACSQGNFELNVFKPLIIWNILHSIRLLADSCRNFRRFCIEGLQANVKKIKEYVDNSLMLITVLTPKIGYDQAAKIVKKAYSENCSLKAAAVALGILSPEEYDRYVQPEKMIGLD; encoded by the coding sequence ATGCAAAAATTTCGAATTGAAACGGACTCCTTGGGTGAAGTCTCTGTTCCTGCAGATAAATACTATGGGGCGCAGACGGCACGGTCACTTATGCATTTTGCCATAGGTGAAGAAAAAATGCCCCTTGAAGTGATTCGGGCCTTGGCCTTGATCAAAAAGGCTGCTGCAATCACTAATGCCGAACTAGGGCTGATTCCCGAGGAGAAAACAAAATTGATCGTAAAAGCTTGCGATGAAATTTACCAGGGACTTTGGGATGATCATTTCCCTCTTTATGTTTGGCAAACAGGCAGTGGAACCCAAACAAACATGAATTGCAACGAGGTGATTGCTAACCGAGCCAACGAGTTGGCGGGCTTTCCCTTAGGCAGTAAAAGTCCTGTACATCCTAATGATGACGTGAACCGTTGCCAATCATCAAACGATGTCTTTCCTACAGCGATGCATATAGCAGCGGCTCTTTCTGTTCACAACCGTCTTATTGCTGAGATTTCGAAACTAAAGGATGCTCTGGATAAAAAGTCGAAGGAGTTTTTTCATATCATAAAAATAGGTCGCACTCACCTGATGGATGCGACCCCTATTTCTCTAGGACAGGAATTTAGCGGTTATGTGTCCCAGGTTGAAATGGGCCTGTCAAAGATTAACGACAGTTTAAATGATGTTTATGGTCTTGCCATTGGAGCAACGGCTGTAGGCACAGGGATTAATGCCCATCCCCGGTTTGGAGAAAAAGTGGCTGAAAAAATAGCACAGTGGACAGGTTTTCCTTTTTACTCTGCCCAAAATAAGTTTTCTTCCTTGGCTGGTCATGAACCCCTTTTGGCTCTAAGTGCTGCACTTAAAGGATTGGCTGCTTCCCTTTTTAAAATCGCTTCTGATATCCGGTGGATGGGATCGGGTCCCCGGTGTGGCATTGGAGAACTCATTCTTCCAGCCAATGAACCCGGTTCATCGATTATGCCTGGAAAAGTCAACCCGACACAAGCTGAAGCCCTTTCCATGGTCTGTTTGCAAGTTATGGGTCATGACACGGCTGTAACAATAGCCTGTAGCCAGGGAAACTTTGAATTGAATGTCTTTAAACCTCTCATTATATGGAATATTCTTCATTCTATACGGCTACTGGCCGATTCTTGCAGGAATTTCAGGCGATTTTGTATCGAAGGGTTGCAGGCCAATGTGAAGAAGATAAAAGAGTATGTAGACAATTCACTGATGTTAATCACCGTTTTGACTCCTAAAATTGGATATGACCAGGCCGCAAAGATCGTAAAAAAGGCGTATAGTGAAAATTGTTCCTTGAAAGCGGCAGCGGTTGCTTTGGGAATATTAAGCCCCGAAGAATACGACCGGTATGTTCAACCTGAAAAAATGATCGGCCTGGATTAA
- the nusG gene encoding transcription termination/antitermination protein NusG, which translates to MKAEYSDVEMDEITAESQNMQWYALHVLSGQEEKVQKSLEKRIKTEEMQDLVGKVIIPVEKVTEVRKGKRIEIKRKLYPGYVFLQIQLRDPSGKLIERAWYFVRETPGVIGFADGENPLPMPTEQVMGMLRQFKERTSSAAPKTVFSVGDRVKVGDGPFLNSEGVIEEIDLERGKLRVSVNIFGRSTPVELEYWQVEKAS; encoded by the coding sequence ATGAAAGCGGAATATTCAGATGTTGAGATGGACGAGATTACTGCAGAATCCCAGAATATGCAGTGGTATGCTCTTCATGTTTTATCTGGGCAAGAGGAGAAGGTACAGAAAAGTTTGGAAAAGAGGATTAAAACTGAGGAGATGCAGGATCTTGTTGGGAAAGTCATCATTCCTGTAGAAAAGGTTACAGAAGTAAGGAAGGGAAAAAGGATCGAGATTAAGCGCAAACTTTATCCCGGTTATGTTTTTCTACAAATTCAATTGAGAGATCCTTCTGGGAAGTTAATCGAAAGGGCCTGGTATTTTGTTCGTGAAACCCCTGGAGTCATTGGTTTTGCAGATGGGGAAAATCCCCTGCCGATGCCTACTGAACAGGTAATGGGGATGTTGCGACAATTTAAAGAAAGAACTTCGAGTGCTGCACCCAAAACGGTTTTTTCGGTTGGCGATCGTGTAAAAGTAGGCGATGGTCCTTTTTTGAATTCTGAAGGGGTCATCGAGGAAATAGATCTGGAAAGAGGAAAACTAAGAGTATCTGTCAACATTTTTGGACGATCAACCCCGGTTGAACTCGAATATTGGCAAGTGGAAAAAGCCAGTTAA
- the tuf gene encoding elongation factor Tu produces the protein MAKEAFLRKKPHINVGTIGHVDHGKTTLTSAITYVLAKRGLAQKMAYDQIDKAPEEKERGITINTAHVEYESDKRHYAHVDCPGHADYIKNMITGAAQMDGAILVVSAADGPMPQTREHILLARQVGVPYIVVFLNKVDMVDDKELLELVELEVRELLNQYGFPGDKIPIIRGSALKALEGDPEYEKNIVELVEAMDNYIPIPERPKDQPFLMPIEDVFNIEGRGTVVTGRVERGTLKRMEEVEIVGIKPTTKTVVTDIEMFRKTLDTAEAGDNVGLLLRGIKKDDVERGQVVAKPGSITPHHKFNAQVYVLKKEEGGRHTAFFNGYRPQFFFRTTDVTGTVTLKEGVEMVMPGDNVEFMVDLISPIAMEKSMRFAIREGGKTVGAGVVTEIIE, from the coding sequence ATGGCAAAGGAGGCATTTTTACGGAAAAAACCCCATATCAATGTGGGGACAATAGGTCATGTCGATCATGGTAAAACCACATTAACTTCCGCTATTACTTATGTTTTAGCGAAAAGGGGCCTTGCACAAAAGATGGCTTATGATCAAATTGACAAGGCTCCAGAGGAAAAAGAGCGTGGGATTACCATTAACACGGCACATGTCGAATACGAATCGGACAAAAGGCATTATGCTCATGTCGACTGTCCGGGGCATGCGGATTACATAAAAAACATGATCACCGGTGCAGCTCAAATGGATGGAGCGATATTGGTGGTGAGCGCCGCTGATGGTCCGATGCCTCAAACCCGGGAGCATATTCTTCTTGCTCGACAGGTGGGTGTTCCTTACATAGTCGTTTTTCTTAACAAAGTGGATATGGTCGATGACAAGGAGTTGCTCGAACTTGTTGAGCTTGAAGTCAGAGAACTGCTCAATCAATATGGTTTTCCTGGAGACAAAATTCCAATTATCCGGGGAAGTGCTCTTAAAGCTCTGGAAGGAGATCCTGAATATGAGAAAAACATTGTAGAGCTTGTAGAGGCGATGGATAATTACATCCCGATTCCAGAAAGACCCAAAGATCAACCCTTCCTGATGCCGATTGAAGATGTTTTCAATATAGAAGGACGAGGAACAGTCGTTACGGGCAGAGTTGAAAGGGGAACATTGAAGAGAATGGAAGAGGTTGAGATTGTGGGTATTAAGCCAACGACCAAAACGGTGGTAACCGATATCGAAATGTTTAGAAAAACCCTGGATACCGCCGAAGCAGGCGACAATGTCGGTCTTCTGCTACGTGGAATCAAAAAGGATGATGTAGAAAGAGGACAGGTAGTAGCTAAGCCAGGTTCTATAACTCCTCACCACAAATTCAATGCGCAAGTCTATGTTTTGAAGAAGGAAGAAGGGGGAAGGCATACCGCCTTTTTCAATGGTTATAGACCCCAGTTCTTTTTCAGAACCACCGACGTAACGGGAACGGTGACTTTGAAGGAAGGAGTGGAGATGGTTATGCCTGGGGACAATGTCGAATTTATGGTGGATCTCATTTCCCCTATTGCTATGGAAAAATCGATGCGCTTCGCCATCCGGGAAGGAGGAAAAACGGTTGGAGCAGGGGTTGTCACCGAGATTATCGAATAG
- the rplK gene encoding 50S ribosomal protein L11, whose amino-acid sequence MAKEVSAIVRLQIPAGQANPAPPVGPALGQHGVNIMAFCKEFNATTQKEAGNILPVVITIYKDKTFTFVTKSPPASVLLKKAANLASGSKEPNRTKVGKVTRAQVKEIVKIKWKDLNASTEEAAMRMIEGTARNMGIEVVE is encoded by the coding sequence ATGGCTAAGGAAGTGAGTGCTATTGTGCGGTTGCAGATACCTGCGGGGCAGGCTAATCCAGCTCCTCCTGTGGGTCCTGCTTTGGGCCAACATGGTGTCAACATCATGGCTTTTTGTAAAGAATTTAATGCGACTACCCAAAAAGAAGCGGGCAACATATTGCCTGTGGTGATTACTATCTATAAAGATAAGACTTTTACATTTGTAACGAAATCCCCTCCTGCTTCCGTTCTTCTTAAAAAGGCGGCTAATCTTGCTAGCGGCTCTAAGGAACCGAATCGGACGAAGGTAGGGAAAGTGACCCGAGCCCAGGTCAAAGAGATTGTGAAAATAAAATGGAAAGATCTTAATGCTTCGACCGAAGAAGCAGCGATGAGAATGATTGAAGGTACGGCAAGAAACATGGGCATAGAGGTTGTCGAATAA
- a CDS encoding exo-beta-N-acetylmuramidase NamZ family protein, which translates to MQRSALLSLFSLCFVSLTNLLSPLYSKVLLGIDVLREENFAPLKGKRVGLITNQSGVDSQGRPTSIILQKAPGVKLARLFAPEHGIEGKIKAGDDVPSHKDRLTGLKVYSLYGDTKKPTPQMLKDLDCLVFDIQDIGCRSYTFVSTMVLAMEACGEAGIPFYVLDRPNPLGGLRVEGPLVHPSWKSFVSFIPVPYVHGMTVGEIAQMANERGFISHPCPLHVIPMKGWSRWMTWKDTGLHWIPTSPNIPREDTPVYYVVTGLIGSLAGLELGTGTPEAFRLLATRGLDGYRLASEINSMNLAGVLAIPRIISGLYGIELQIDPKTPANLTALGVFIASRVNKMANPSPYWRSSLTQRNLFFKVYGSSLIRTEFNSYTSVQSIAKKWNNELSSFLSIRKNYLLYPSIESTDEKIIIRKAKKVKALTEPTMD; encoded by the coding sequence ATGCAAAGGTCCGCTTTATTAAGCCTTTTTTCCCTTTGCTTTGTATCCCTAACAAACCTGTTATCTCCTCTGTATTCAAAAGTGCTCTTGGGAATAGATGTTTTAAGAGAAGAAAACTTTGCTCCTTTAAAGGGCAAACGAGTTGGGCTTATCACCAATCAAAGCGGAGTCGACTCTCAAGGAAGACCTACAAGTATTATACTCCAAAAGGCACCCGGAGTTAAGCTTGCCAGGCTTTTTGCTCCTGAACATGGCATAGAGGGTAAAATCAAGGCTGGTGATGATGTTCCATCCCATAAAGACAGGTTAACGGGCTTAAAAGTTTACTCCCTTTATGGAGATACCAAAAAACCGACCCCGCAGATGCTCAAGGATCTAGACTGTCTTGTCTTTGATATCCAGGACATAGGTTGCAGGAGCTATACTTTTGTGAGTACCATGGTTTTGGCAATGGAAGCTTGTGGAGAAGCTGGAATTCCCTTTTATGTCCTGGATAGACCTAATCCTCTAGGTGGACTACGTGTCGAGGGGCCCTTGGTGCATCCTAGCTGGAAATCTTTCGTGAGTTTTATTCCCGTTCCCTATGTTCATGGGATGACCGTGGGAGAAATCGCCCAGATGGCTAATGAAAGGGGATTTATATCCCATCCCTGCCCGCTTCATGTCATCCCCATGAAAGGATGGTCTCGGTGGATGACCTGGAAAGATACCGGTTTGCACTGGATTCCCACCTCACCCAATATTCCAAGAGAAGATACTCCCGTCTATTATGTCGTTACAGGGCTCATCGGTAGCCTTGCAGGACTTGAACTGGGGACAGGAACACCTGAGGCTTTCAGGCTTTTGGCTACAAGGGGACTCGATGGATACCGGCTGGCCAGCGAAATAAACTCTATGAACCTAGCTGGAGTTCTCGCTATTCCCCGGATCATTAGTGGTCTTTATGGTATAGAGTTGCAGATCGATCCCAAAACGCCCGCTAATCTCACCGCCCTGGGTGTTTTTATCGCTTCCAGAGTAAACAAAATGGCTAATCCGAGTCCCTATTGGAGGTCATCGCTTACTCAAAGAAATCTTTTCTTTAAAGTCTATGGAAGTTCGCTGATCCGCACTGAATTTAATAGTTATACATCGGTCCAATCCATTGCAAAAAAGTGGAACAATGAATTAAGCTCTTTTTTGTCTATAAGAAAGAACTATTTGCTCTACCCTAGCATCGAATCGACTGACGAAAAGATAATCATAAGAAAAGCTAAAAAAGTAAAAGCCCTTACTGAACCCACTATGGATTGA
- the glgP gene encoding alpha-glucan family phosphorylase: MNHFKKNSVSRIIAYFSMEIAVDERIPTYSGGLGILAGDTLSAAASVGFSMVGVSLLYRKGYFFQRIDENGVQTEEPVEWIVDDFLVEQQPRVKIQLENREITLRAWLYEIEQMDHKIPVYFLDTDLPENDPYDRSLSGFLYGGDDRYRLCQEAVLGIGGVRMLRALGYKKIDRFHMNEGHSSLLTLELLREQMVEAGHDQASWEDIEAVRALCVFTTHTPVAAGHDKFPLSLVKQVLPFFPLHGELRDIFCCGDYLNMTYLALNLSHYINGVAKRHSEVSRMLFSHYEIDAITNGIHVPSWLSGPIQKLFDEHIPRWKEDIFSIRYAISIPLKEIWEAHLINKRLLLDFINRQKNVGMDIDHFTIGFARRMTAYKRPELIFTNLERLNSIAKSVGPLQLIFAGKAHPKDEEGKKIIQRIHAIRHFLGPEIKLVFVENYDLALAKRIVAGVDLWLNNPQPPFEASGTSGMKAAINGVPSLSVLDGWWIEGCIEGTTGWSFGMDLFQLKESKENALSLNRDASDLYDKLEKLIMPIFYNNPDSYASIMRSCIAINGSFFNAQRMLMQYVLKAYY; the protein is encoded by the coding sequence ATGAATCATTTCAAAAAGAATTCTGTTAGCCGGATTATCGCTTATTTTTCAATGGAAATAGCGGTTGATGAAAGGATTCCTACCTATAGCGGAGGTTTAGGCATTCTGGCTGGAGACACATTGAGTGCCGCAGCTTCCGTGGGTTTTTCCATGGTAGGAGTCAGTCTTTTGTATCGAAAGGGTTATTTCTTTCAAAGAATTGATGAAAATGGGGTTCAAACAGAAGAGCCTGTGGAATGGATCGTGGATGATTTTCTTGTTGAACAGCAACCGCGGGTCAAAATTCAATTGGAAAACAGGGAGATAACACTGCGGGCATGGCTTTACGAAATTGAGCAAATGGACCATAAGATCCCTGTCTATTTTCTGGATACCGATCTGCCCGAAAATGATCCTTATGACAGGAGTTTAAGTGGGTTTCTCTATGGGGGAGATGACCGCTACAGGCTTTGTCAAGAAGCCGTCCTGGGAATTGGAGGGGTAAGGATGTTAAGGGCCTTAGGCTATAAGAAAATCGATCGATTCCATATGAATGAAGGCCATTCAAGCCTACTGACCCTAGAACTTCTCCGGGAACAGATGGTTGAAGCGGGCCATGACCAGGCCTCGTGGGAAGATATTGAAGCGGTTAGAGCACTCTGTGTTTTCACGACCCATACGCCCGTGGCTGCGGGCCATGATAAATTTCCCCTTTCACTTGTCAAACAGGTTTTACCCTTTTTCCCTCTTCATGGGGAGTTGCGCGATATATTTTGTTGTGGGGATTATCTGAACATGACTTATTTGGCTTTAAACCTTAGCCATTACATTAATGGGGTTGCCAAGAGGCATTCAGAAGTTTCCCGAATGCTTTTTTCTCATTATGAAATCGATGCCATAACCAATGGTATCCATGTCCCTTCATGGCTCAGCGGACCAATCCAAAAACTTTTTGATGAGCATATTCCAAGGTGGAAAGAAGATATCTTTAGCATCCGGTATGCGATCTCTATCCCCTTAAAAGAGATCTGGGAAGCTCATTTGATCAATAAACGACTCCTGTTGGATTTCATAAATAGGCAGAAAAACGTGGGGATGGATATAGATCATTTTACAATCGGTTTTGCGCGGAGAATGACCGCTTATAAAAGACCAGAGCTTATATTTACAAACTTGGAAAGACTAAATTCAATAGCCAAATCGGTGGGTCCACTGCAGCTCATCTTTGCAGGCAAAGCCCATCCCAAAGATGAGGAAGGCAAAAAGATCATCCAGAGGATCCATGCAATTCGGCATTTTCTTGGTCCAGAAATTAAACTCGTTTTTGTTGAAAATTATGATTTAGCCTTGGCCAAAAGAATCGTGGCGGGGGTAGACCTCTGGCTTAATAATCCCCAACCTCCTTTTGAAGCTTCAGGAACAAGTGGGATGAAAGCGGCGATCAATGGTGTGCCTTCCTTAAGTGTTCTAGACGGGTGGTGGATTGAAGGATGCATCGAAGGTACAACCGGTTGGTCTTTTGGCATGGATCTGTTTCAGCTGAAAGAGTCCAAGGAGAACGCTCTTAGTCTCAATCGAGACGCAAGCGACCTTTATGACAAGCTTGAGAAGCTCATTATGCCTATTTTTTATAATAACCCCGACTCCTATGCTTCTATTATGCGTTCCTGTATTGCGATCAATGGTTCTTTTTTTAATGCCCAGCGCATGCTCATGCAATATGTTCTAAAAGCTTACTATTAA
- the secE gene encoding preprotein translocase subunit SecE yields the protein MSIHWIEIVYIALLVLSTGLLLWIWKKKGSVIKAFVGEVIAELKKCSWPWDPKEKGVRKYKELIDSTLAVTIYSIILAAVVTSADFILVRLVNFLTTLHF from the coding sequence ATGTCGATTCATTGGATTGAAATTGTTTACATTGCGCTTCTTGTTTTAAGCACGGGGCTTCTCTTATGGATATGGAAAAAAAAGGGCTCGGTCATAAAAGCCTTTGTGGGAGAAGTGATTGCGGAACTTAAAAAATGTTCATGGCCCTGGGATCCCAAAGAAAAAGGTGTAAGAAAATATAAAGAATTAATTGATTCTACACTAGCTGTAACCATATATTCTATTATATTGGCAGCGGTGGTGACGTCCGCTGACTTTATTTTGGTCAGATTAGTAAATTTTTTAACGACTTTGCATTTTTAG
- a CDS encoding PPK2 family polyphosphate kinase, translating into MNKILKIGDYKIKQSHKVRLSDYDPADTGPFKDRQEALSKLALDIEKLIELQEKFYASNRFSLLIILQGMDSAGKDSLIKHVLSGLNPQGVEVHSFKQPSAEELEHDFLWRYVRKLPSKGRIGIFNRSYYEEVLVCRVHPELIKKENLPQDHYKEKFWEKRFETINQFERYLVENGFLIVKFFLHLSKKEQDKRLAERIEREDKQWKISLSDLLEREHFKDYLLAYEQMLEHTTTSESCWYILPADHKWYSQLLAASILVELMEGLKLDYPRLKEEEKEKLKALFYGKSRSQH; encoded by the coding sequence ATGAACAAGATACTTAAAATAGGGGATTACAAAATTAAGCAATCTCATAAAGTGCGTTTGTCAGACTATGATCCAGCTGATACAGGGCCTTTTAAGGATAGGCAGGAAGCGTTGTCAAAGCTGGCTTTGGACATCGAAAAGTTAATCGAGTTGCAAGAAAAGTTCTATGCTTCCAATCGGTTTTCCTTGTTGATCATTCTTCAAGGGATGGACTCTGCGGGAAAAGATAGTTTAATCAAGCATGTCTTATCGGGATTAAATCCACAGGGGGTAGAAGTCCATAGTTTTAAGCAACCCTCGGCCGAAGAACTTGAACATGATTTTTTGTGGCGTTACGTTCGAAAGCTCCCATCGAAGGGCCGAATTGGTATTTTTAACCGGTCCTACTATGAGGAGGTCCTGGTTTGTCGAGTGCATCCTGAGTTGATCAAAAAAGAGAACCTTCCCCAGGATCATTATAAAGAAAAATTTTGGGAGAAAAGATTTGAGACGATTAATCAGTTTGAAAGATATCTTGTAGAAAACGGTTTTTTGATTGTTAAATTTTTTCTTCATCTTTCGAAAAAAGAGCAAGACAAGCGTCTTGCCGAAAGGATCGAAAGGGAAGATAAACAGTGGAAGATTTCTCTTTCAGATCTTTTAGAAAGGGAACACTTCAAAGACTACCTTTTGGCTTATGAACAGATGCTTGAGCACACGACTACAAGCGAGAGTTGCTGGTATATTTTGCCCGCAGATCACAAGTGGTATAGCCAACTGCTAGCCGCAAGCATCCTTGTTGAACTTATGGAAGGATTAAAACTGGATTATCCCCGTTTGAAAGAGGAAGAAAAAGAAAAATTAAAGGCTTTGTTTTACGGCAAAAGCCGGTCACAACATTAA